From a single Okeanomitos corallinicola TIOX110 genomic region:
- a CDS encoding DNA methyltransferase — protein sequence MTSSTPESLSKFVQFCQQHITGQERKEAQTFLDRFFRAFGHEGALEAGATYEEAIKKSSKTGKTGFADLVWKPRVLIEMKKRGEDLNKHYSQAFDYWTRLVPNRPKYVILCNFDQFWIFDFDIQLDTPVDKIALEKLPERAGALAFMELGQKTPVFQNNQVEVTVKAARRMGELLLELETRGIEKLTAQRFILQCVLAMFAEKRQLLPRDMFVSCVQDCMNGASSYDILGGLFREMNLPGKTPAGRYQGVDYFNGGLFSVIHPIELTREELSFLDVSARENWSKVRPAIFGNLFEGTVDKKERHARGIHYTSEVDIMKIVRPTISRFWEERIEEASTIKELSTLQLSLQSYRVLDPACGSGNFLYLAYQELKRIEILLLEKISTLRKSKDKQMQMGLVTPLQFYGMDTNPFAVELARVTLMIARKIAIDNLQLTEPALPLDSLDNNIVCQDALFNEWVKADAIIGNPPFLGGNRVRSDLGDEYAERLFNKFSEVKSQVDFCSYWFRLAHESLNGKGRAGLVGTNTISQGNTRKAGLDYITQNGGFIHEAISTQPWSGEAKVHVSIVNWCYEETNKYFLDNSLTSSINAALSYQTDVFKAVKIAANSNYSFKGSQPTGKGFIINTEIAESWIKADSKNNHVIKLFSDARDLASNPHGLPKRWIIDFNEMTIEEAINYKLPFQHVKNTVRIERLNNKDAKTRDYWWQFPRPRPAMRKAISSLSFYLIVPRHSKWFIFLPGKSDWLPADSTTVVASDDFYILGILTSKIHRLWVKAQSSTLKGDTRYTHNTCFETFPFPQTADIKTVEKIRTKTEELHQYRSQQMESKQWGITTLYNKFFNEPSSKLYQLHQQLDKLVMAAYKIQSENDILEKLLTLNSELAEKEKQGIEIIGPYPPN from the coding sequence ATGACATCATCCACACCAGAAAGTTTATCTAAATTCGTGCAATTTTGCCAACAACATATTACCGGACAAGAACGGAAAGAAGCACAGACTTTTCTTGACCGCTTTTTTCGTGCTTTTGGTCATGAAGGTGCTTTAGAAGCTGGTGCAACTTACGAAGAAGCTATTAAAAAAAGTAGTAAAACTGGTAAAACTGGATTTGCGGATTTAGTTTGGAAACCCCGCGTTTTAATTGAGATGAAAAAACGGGGAGAAGACTTAAATAAACATTATTCTCAAGCTTTTGATTATTGGACTCGTTTAGTCCCAAATCGTCCTAAATATGTAATTTTATGCAATTTTGATCAATTCTGGATCTTTGATTTTGATATTCAATTAGATACACCTGTAGATAAAATAGCTCTGGAAAAATTGCCAGAACGGGCTGGGGCATTGGCATTTATGGAATTAGGTCAAAAAACTCCTGTATTCCAAAATAACCAGGTAGAAGTGACTGTAAAAGCTGCCCGACGGATGGGAGAATTATTATTAGAATTAGAAACAAGAGGAATTGAAAAATTAACAGCACAGCGTTTTATTTTGCAGTGTGTGTTAGCTATGTTTGCGGAAAAGAGGCAACTTTTACCTCGTGATATGTTTGTTTCTTGTGTGCAAGATTGTATGAATGGTGCAAGTTCCTATGATATTTTAGGTGGTTTGTTTAGAGAAATGAATCTACCAGGAAAAACACCAGCAGGACGTTATCAAGGTGTTGATTATTTTAATGGTGGTTTATTTTCTGTGATTCATCCGATTGAGTTAACTAGGGAAGAGTTAAGTTTTTTGGATGTTTCAGCGCGAGAAAATTGGAGTAAGGTTCGTCCAGCGATTTTTGGGAATTTATTTGAAGGAACGGTTGATAAAAAAGAACGTCACGCTAGAGGAATTCATTACACTTCTGAAGTGGATATTATGAAAATTGTGCGTCCGACAATTAGCCGTTTTTGGGAAGAGAGAATTGAGGAAGCAAGTACAATTAAAGAACTTTCAACACTGCAATTATCATTACAAAGTTATCGTGTTTTAGACCCTGCTTGTGGTTCGGGTAATTTTCTGTATTTAGCTTATCAGGAATTAAAAAGAATTGAAATATTGCTATTAGAAAAAATTTCTACGTTGCGAAAATCAAAAGATAAACAAATGCAGATGGGTTTGGTGACACCTTTACAATTTTATGGGATGGATACTAATCCTTTTGCGGTGGAGTTAGCAAGGGTAACTTTGATGATTGCGCGGAAGATTGCGATTGATAATTTACAGTTAACTGAACCTGCTTTACCTTTGGATAGTTTGGATAATAATATTGTTTGTCAGGATGCTTTATTTAATGAATGGGTGAAAGCAGATGCAATTATTGGAAATCCGCCTTTTTTGGGAGGAAATAGGGTGCGCTCAGATTTAGGAGATGAATATGCCGAACGTCTTTTTAACAAGTTTTCAGAAGTTAAATCACAGGTAGATTTTTGTAGTTATTGGTTTAGGTTAGCTCACGAATCTCTTAATGGAAAGGGTAGAGCAGGTTTAGTGGGTACAAACACTATTAGTCAAGGAAATACGAGAAAAGCAGGATTAGATTACATAACTCAGAATGGAGGTTTTATTCATGAAGCTATTTCTACTCAACCTTGGTCTGGTGAGGCTAAAGTTCATGTGAGTATTGTTAATTGGTGCTATGAAGAAACAAATAAATACTTTTTAGACAATAGTTTAACTTCTTCAATCAATGCAGCCTTATCTTATCAAACTGATGTCTTTAAAGCTGTCAAAATTGCTGCCAACTCAAATTACTCATTTAAAGGTTCTCAACCTACTGGTAAGGGATTTATAATAAACACAGAAATAGCTGAATCTTGGATAAAGGCAGACTCAAAAAATAATCATGTGATTAAGTTATTTTCGGATGCAAGAGATTTAGCAAGTAATCCTCATGGATTACCAAAAAGATGGATTATTGATTTTAATGAAATGACTATTGAAGAAGCAATTAATTATAAATTACCTTTTCAACACGTCAAAAATACTGTTAGAATTGAAAGACTAAATAATAAAGATGCTAAAACTAGAGATTATTGGTGGCAGTTTCCGCGTCCGCGTCCAGCTATGCGAAAAGCAATTTCATCTTTATCATTTTACTTGATAGTTCCCAGACATTCTAAATGGTTTATTTTTCTTCCTGGAAAATCTGATTGGTTACCAGCAGACTCAACTACTGTTGTAGCTTCAGATGATTTTTATATATTAGGAATCCTTACATCTAAAATACATCGTCTGTGGGTAAAAGCCCAAAGTTCAACATTAAAAGGTGATACTCGCTATACTCATAACACCTGTTTTGAAACCTTCCCATTTCCACAAACAGCAGATATTAAAACAGTAGAAAAAATCCGTACCAAAACAGAAGAACTCCATCAATATCGCAGCCAACAAATGGAA